The genomic DNA atgggttcaattcctagtcagggcacatgcccaggttgtgggctcgatccccaggagggggcatgcaggagacagccgatcaatgattttctctcaccagtgtttctatctctctatccctttcccttcctctctaaaaaatcaaaaaaacatcctttttaaaaaaaataaaaagagaaacttgCAGGTCTGTCTCTAAGATCTGGgggaagggcattctaggcaaAGGGGGGCAGCAAGTATAAAATCTTGAAGCAGCAGGAAGGATTGAGGTTAGATACAAGGAAGAACTTTTGGTGGCTGGAATGGGAGGGAAGTGCTGAGAAGGGCAGGCCTTCTCGGGGTAGGCGGGAGGTGTGCACAGTTGAAGTGCTACAAGGGGACCTCCAGAGGAAGGGGCTTATGTTTTTCTTGacatcccccccccgccccctccccccaaccagatACATCAGCTACTTCAGTGGCCTGCTGTCTGGTTCCATCAGAATGAACAGCAGCCCTCTCTTCCTGCACTATGTGCTCGTGCCTGTGCTGCCAGCCTTTGAACCTGGCACAGGTGAGTCTGCCTGGGATATACTCCACGGGGGGCTGTTCCCCCACTCCCCTCACTCAGTCCTCCTCATGTGCCTTCTTGCCCTTCTAGGCTTCCAGCCCTTCCTCAAGATCTACCAGTCCATGCAGCTCGTCTACACATCTGGAATCTAGTGAGTGCTGTGTTCCCAGGCCTCTGCTCTCCCGGGCCCCAGCTCCCTGTTTCTCCAGCCTCCCCAAACACCTGGGCCTCCAGCTCTAGCCACTGTGCCTGAAAACTAACACCATCATGGgatccatttcacagatggggaagctgaggctcagctAAAGGTCTCTCACTCAGGGCTCAGACTCCCATCTCCCAACTCCCTTCTGACTCTTCACAGCCACGCTGAGCCTGAGGGCCTCTGATTcagctctgccttcccctctcttccacagCCACATTGCAGGCCCTGGTCCCCAGCAGCTCTGCATCAGCCTGGagccagccctcctcctcaaAGGCGACGTCATGGTGAGGGGCCTCGGCAACAAGAGGAGTCTTGGAGATGGGCCAAGGGGTGGTATTGTCATCTCCTGCCAACAGCACAATCTCTAGTGAATCATGAATGCAATCCATATTGGAGGGCGAAAGGAAGTCCCCTAGATGGGGGTCACCTTGAGGCCGAGGCAGGGCAGAGCTGTGGGCAGGCAGTCCCGAGGGTGGAAACACAGAGGAGGTGGAAGTGGACATGAGGACCTGACCCCAGTCTCCCTCACCCAGGTGACGTGCTATCACAAGGGTGGCCGGGGGACGGACCGGACCCTTGTGTTCCGAGTCCAGTTCCACACATGCACCATCCACGGACCACGGCTCACCTTTCCCAAAGACCAGCTGGATGAGGCCTGGACTGGTGAGTCGGAGACAAGTGGTATGAGGGCTAGATCCCAGGAGAGGGCAGGCAAGCTGAGTCTATGATAGAGACTTGCAGCCCGGCTAGtggggttcagtggttgagcatcaacctgtgaaccaaaagGTTCATAGGACCTGACCCTGTGAGGGACCTGGCTTTTCCCTGTCCACTCCTCACAGATGAGAGGTTCCCCTTCCAAGCTTCAGTGGAGTTCATCTTCTCCTCCAGCCCTGAGAAGATCAAAGGTAagagcagggccaggggcagggctgaaGGCTGAGTGCCCGCTTCTCACCGCTTGGGCCTTCCACAGGCAACATCCCACGGAACGACCCCTCGGTCACTGTCGACTACAACACAGCAGAGCCCGCTGTGCGCTGGGACTCCTATGAGAACTTCAACCAGCACCATGAGGACAGTGTGGAAGGTGTGTGCAGCAGGCCcacaggtgggggagagggggtgggaggttggggggtgcACTCCTTCCTCCCCAAGCAGATCCGCCTCCCAAGAGACACCCCCTGAGCTGGAGTCTCCAGGGCTGTCCCCTCTCAttaacactctctctctcctttccttgccTGCCACCCTTCCTCTCCCTACTCAGGCTCCCTGACCCACACCCGGGGCCCCCTAGATGGCAGTCCGTATGCCCAGGTGCAGCGGGCCCCCCGCCAGACTCCACCAGCGCCTTCTccagagctgcccccagccccgctGCTGTCCATCAGCAGCGACTCCGGCCATTCATCCACACTCACCACTGAGCCAGCGGCAGAGTCCCCTGGCCGGCCGCCCCCCACAGCTGCTGAGCGGCAGGAGCTGGATCGCCTCCTGGGAGGCTGTGGCGTGGCcggtgggggccggggggccgggcGTGAGACGGCAATCCTGGATGATGAGGAGCAACCCCCTGCAAGCGGAGGCACCCACATTGGAACGTACTCGGGCCACAGACCTCCCCTCAGCCGCCACTGCTCCTGCCGCCAGGGCTACCGGGAACCCTGCggggtccccaatgggggctACTACCAGCCAGAGGGAACCCTGGAGCGGCGGCGGCTGGCCTACGGATATGAGGGGCCGGCCCAGGGCTATGCCGAGGCCTCTGTGGAGAAGAGGCGCCTCTGCAGGTCCCTGTCCGAGGGGCCGTACCCCTACCCCCCTGAGCTGGGGAAACCGGCCAGCGGGGACTTCGGCTACCGCTCCCCGGGCTACCGGGAGGTGGTGATCCTGGAGGAACCTGGTCTGCCTGCCCTGTGTTCCTGCCCCGCTTGTCAGGAGAAGCTGGCGCTGCCCACCACAGCCCTCTATGGGTTACggctggagagggaggctggagagggCTGGGCGAGTGAGGCCAGCAAGCCTCTCCTGCACCCCGTGCGGCCCGGGCACCCACTTCCCCTGCTGGTGCCAGCTTGCGGGCATCACCATGCCCCAATACCTGACTACAGCTGCCTGAAGCCACCCAAGGCAGGCGAGGAAGGGCATGAGGGCTGCTCCTATCCCATGTGCCCAGAAGGCAGGTATGGGCATCCAGGCTACCCTGCCCTGGTGACATACGGCTATGGAGGAGCAGTTCCCAGTTACTGCCCCGCATATGGCCGGGTGCCTCACAGCTGCGGCTCTGCAGGCGAGGGCAGAGGCTATCCCAGCCCTGGTGCCCACTCCCCACGGGCTGGCTCCATTTCACCGGGCAGCCCACCCTACCCACCATCCAGGAAACTGAGCTACGAGATccctgcagaggaaggaggggacaggTATCCACTGCCCAGCCACCTGGCCCCAGCAGGACCCTTGACATCTGCAGGTGAGGGGCACTGGAGTGGGAAGTGCCCGGGGCAGAGGAGGGTTCTAGACTATGGTTGGGAAGGAACAGAGCAAAAGAGCTAAGCCAGGCAGAAGCCTGTTCCTGGGTCACAGCCTCTACTCTCCCCTTCCCTGCAGAGTCGCCTGAGCCAGCATCCTGGAGGGAGGGCCCCAGCAGGCACAGCACCCTGCCTCGGTCTCCCCGAGATGCCCCGTGCAGCACCTCTTCAGAGATGTCTGGTCCCTCCACACCCCTGCACACCAGCAGCCCAGTGCAGGGCAAGGAAAGGTAGGCAAGCACCTCTTTGCCCCAGACActgaaggctggggctggggggcagctcacAACTGGGGCTCTGAGGCCCTGCTGActacctgccctccctccccacagcacccGACGGCAGGACACCAGGTCCCCCACTTTGGCACCCACTCAGAGACTGAGTCCTGGCGAGGCCTTGCTGCCTGTATCCCAGGGGGGTGCTGAAAAGCCTCCTGAGCTGCCAGCAAGAAGTGGGCTGGAGCCTCCGGCCCCTAGCCCTTTATCCCCGACCTCCCCCCCCAGCTCACCCAATGACTGGCCTCAGGAGAGGAGTCCTGGGGGTCGCTCAGACAGTGGCAGTCCAAGGGGCCCTGTGCCCACCACGCTGCCCGGCCTCCGCCATGCCCCCTGGCAGGGCCTTCGAGAGCCACCGGACAGCCCGGATGGGTCCCCCCTCACCCCTGTGCCTACCCAGATGCCCTGGCTTgtggccagccctgagccaccTCAGAGCTCACCCACGCCTGCCTTCCCCGTGGCAGCATCCTATGATCTCAatggccccacccagcccccacttcCTGAGAAACGCCACCTGCCGGGGCCTGGGCAACAGCCAGGCCCCTGGGGCCCAGAGCAGGCATCACCACCAGCCAGAGGCACCAGCCACCATGTCACCTTTGCACCTCAGCTCCCAGATAACACCCCTCAACCCCCAGGTATAAAGGCCTtgagggagggggtgtggggcgCCACCTTGGGAGAGCCCTTTTTCCCAGGGACCGGCATGGCGTAGGCACTTGGGAGCCCTGGGACCAAGCTCAGTCCTTCCCT from Myotis daubentonii chromosome 2, mMyoDau2.1, whole genome shotgun sequence includes the following:
- the TNS2 gene encoding tensin-2 isoform X2 gives rise to the protein MGWPGGSPCCCCPAPPRPRPAGRPPQPRKAEPHSFREKVFRKKPPVCAVCKVTIDGTGVSCRVCKVATHRKCEAKVTSSCQALPPAELRRSTAPVRRIEHLGSTKSLNHSKQRSTLPRSFSLDPLMERRWDLDLTYVTERILAAAFPARPDEERHRSHLRELAHVLQSKHRDKYLFFNLSEKRHDLTRLNPKVQDFGWPELHAPPLDKLCSICKAMETWLSADPQHVVVLYCKGSKSKLGVIVSAYMHYSKISAGADQALATLTMRKFCEDKVAAELQPSQRRYISYFSGLLSGSIRMNSSPLFLHYVLVPVLPAFEPGTGFQPFLKIYQSMQLVYTSGIYHIAGPGPQQLCISLEPALLLKGDVMVTCYHKGGRGTDRTLVFRVQFHTCTIHGPRLTFPKDQLDEAWTDERFPFQASVEFIFSSSPEKIKGNIPRNDPSVTVDYNTAEPAVRWDSYENFNQHHEDSVEGSLTHTRGPLDGSPYAQVQRAPRQTPPAPSPELPPAPLLSISSDSGHSSTLTTEPAAESPGRPPPTAAERQELDRLLGGCGVAGGGRGAGRETAILDDEEQPPASGGTHIGTYSGHRPPLSRHCSCRQGYREPCGVPNGGYYQPEGTLERRRLAYGYEGPAQGYAEASVEKRRLCRSLSEGPYPYPPELGKPASGDFGYRSPGYREVVILEEPGLPALCSCPACQEKLALPTTALYGLRLEREAGEGWASEASKPLLHPVRPGHPLPLLVPACGHHHAPIPDYSCLKPPKAGEEGHEGCSYPMCPEGRYGHPGYPALVTYGYGGAVPSYCPAYGRVPHSCGSAGEGRGYPSPGAHSPRAGSISPGSPPYPPSRKLSYEIPAEEGGDRYPLPSHLAPAGPLTSAESPEPASWREGPSRHSTLPRSPRDAPCSTSSEMSGPSTPLHTSSPVQGKESTRRQDTRSPTLAPTQRLSPGEALLPVSQGGAEKPPELPARSGLEPPAPSPLSPTSPPSSPNDWPQERSPGGRSDSGSPRGPVPTTLPGLRHAPWQGLREPPDSPDGSPLTPVPTQMPWLVASPEPPQSSPTPAFPVAASYDLNGPTQPPLPEKRHLPGPGQQPGPWGPEQASPPARGTSHHVTFAPQLPDNTPQPPEPPLQESQSNVKFVQDTSKFWYKPHLSRDQAIALLKDKDPGAFLIRDSHSFQGAYGLALKVATPPPSAQPWKGDPLEQLVRHFLIETGPKGVKIKGCPSEPYFGSLSALVSQHSISPLSLPCCLRIPSKDPLEETPEIPVPANMSTAADLLRQGAACSVLYLTSVETESLTGPQAVARASSAALGCSPRPTPAVVHFKVSAQGITLTDNQRKLFFRRHYPVNSITFSSTDPQDRRWTNPDGTTSKIFGFVAKKPGSPWENVCHLFAELDPDQPAGAIVTFITKVLLGQRK
- the TNS2 gene encoding tensin-2 isoform X1, whose translation is MERRWDLDLTYVTERILAAAFPARPDEERHRSHLRELAHVLQSKHRDKYLFFNLSEKRHDLTRLNPKVQDFGWPELHAPPLDKLCSICKAMETWLSADPQHVVVLYCKGSKSKLGVIVSAYMHYSKISAGADQALATLTMRKFCEDKVAAELQPSQRRYISYFSGLLSGSIRMNSSPLFLHYVLVPVLPAFEPGTGFQPFLKIYQSMQLVYTSGIYHIAGPGPQQLCISLEPALLLKGDVMVTCYHKGGRGTDRTLVFRVQFHTCTIHGPRLTFPKDQLDEAWTDERFPFQASVEFIFSSSPEKIKGNIPRNDPSVTVDYNTAEPAVRWDSYENFNQHHEDSVEGSLTHTRGPLDGSPYAQVQRAPRQTPPAPSPELPPAPLLSISSDSGHSSTLTTEPAAESPGRPPPTAAERQELDRLLGGCGVAGGGRGAGRETAILDDEEQPPASGGTHIGTYSGHRPPLSRHCSCRQGYREPCGVPNGGYYQPEGTLERRRLAYGYEGPAQGYAEASVEKRRLCRSLSEGPYPYPPELGKPASGDFGYRSPGYREVVILEEPGLPALCSCPACQEKLALPTTALYGLRLEREAGEGWASEASKPLLHPVRPGHPLPLLVPACGHHHAPIPDYSCLKPPKAGEEGHEGCSYPMCPEGRYGHPGYPALVTYGYGGAVPSYCPAYGRVPHSCGSAGEGRGYPSPGAHSPRAGSISPGSPPYPPSRKLSYEIPAEEGGDRYPLPSHLAPAGPLTSAESPEPASWREGPSRHSTLPRSPRDAPCSTSSEMSGPSTPLHTSSPVQGKESTRRQDTRSPTLAPTQRLSPGEALLPVSQGGAEKPPELPARSGLEPPAPSPLSPTSPPSSPNDWPQERSPGGRSDSGSPRGPVPTTLPGLRHAPWQGLREPPDSPDGSPLTPVPTQMPWLVASPEPPQSSPTPAFPVAASYDLNGPTQPPLPEKRHLPGPGQQPGPWGPEQASPPARGTSHHVTFAPQLPDNTPQPPEPPLQESQSNVKFVQDTSKFWYKPHLSRDQAIALLKDKDPGAFLIRDSHSFQGAYGLALKVATPPPSAQPWKGDPLEQLVRHFLIETGPKGVKIKGCPSEPYFGSLSALVSQHSISPLSLPCCLRIPSKDPLEETPEIPVPANMSTAADLLRQGAACSVLYLTSVETESLTGPQAVARASSAALGCSPRPTPAVVHFKVSAQGITLTDNQRKLFFRRHYPVNSITFSSTDPQDRRIFGFVAKKPGSPWENVCHLFAELDPDQPAGAIVTFITKVLLGQRK
- the TNS2 gene encoding tensin-2 isoform X7, giving the protein MERRWDLDLTYVTERILAAAFPARPDEERHRSHLRELAHVLQSKHRDKYLFFNLSEKRHDLTRLNPKVQDFGWPELHAPPLDKLCSICKAMETWLSADPQHVVVLYCKGSKSKLGVIVSAYMHYSKISAGADQALATLTMRKFCEDKVAAELQPSQRRYISYFSGLLSGSIRMNSSPLFLHYVLVPVLPAFEPGTGFQPFLKIYQSMQLVYTSGIYHIAGPGPQQLCISLEPALLLKGDVMVTCYHKGGRGTDRTLVFRVQFHTCTIHGPRLTFPKDQLDEAWTDERFPFQASVEFIFSSSPEKIKGNIPRNDPSVTVDYNTAEPAVRWDSYENFNQHHEDSVEGSLTHTRGPLDGSPYAQVQRAPRQTPPAPSPELPPAPLLSISSDSGHSSTLTTEPAAESPGRPPPTAAERQELDRLLGGCGVAGGGRGAGRETAILDDEEQPPASGGTHIGTYSGHRPPLSRHCSCRQGYREPCGVPNGGYYQPEGTLERRRLAYGYEGPAQGYAEASVEKRRLCRSLSEGPYPYPPELGKPASGDFGYRSPGYREVVILEEPGLPALCSCPACQEKLALPTTALYGLRLEREAGEGWASEASKPLLHPVRPGHPLPLLVPACGHHHAPIPDYSCLKPPKAGEEGHEGCSYPMCPEGRYGHPGYPALVTYGYGGAVPSYCPAYGRVPHSCGSAGEGRGYPSPGAHSPRAGSISPGSPPYPPSRKLSYEIPAEEGGDRYPLPSHLAPAGPLTSAESPEPASWREGPSRHSTLPRSPRDAPCSTSSEMSGPSTPLHTSSPVQGKESTRRQDTRSPTLAPTQRLSPGEALLPVSQGGAEKPPELPARSGLEPPAPSPLSPTSPPSSPNDWPQERSPGGRSDSGSPRGPVPTTLPGLRHAPWQGLREPPDSPDGSPLTPVPTQMPWLVASPEPPQSSPTPAFPVAASYDLNGPTQPPLPEKRHLPGPGQQPGPWGPEQASPPARGTSHHVTFAPQLPDNTPQPPEPPLQESQSNVKFVQDTSKFWYKPHLSRDQGDPLEQLVRHFLIETGPKGVKIKGCPSEPYFGSLSALVSQHSISPLSLPCCLRIPSKDPLEETPEIPVPANMSTAADLLRQGAACSVLYLTSVETESLTGPQAVARASSAALGCSPRPTPAVVHFKVSAQGITLTDNQRKLFFRRHYPVNSITFSSTDPQDRRWTNPDGTTSKIFGFVAKKPGSPWENVCHLFAELDPDQPAGAIVTFITKVLLGQRK
- the TNS2 gene encoding tensin-2 isoform X5; translated protein: MERRWDLDLTYVTERILAAAFPARPDEERHRSHLRELAHVLQSKHRDKYLFFNLSEKRHDLTRLNPKVQDFGWPELHAPPLDKLCSICKAMETWLSADPQHVVVLYCKGSKSKLGVIVSAYMHYSKISAGADQALATLTMRKFCEDKVAAELQPSQRRYISYFSGLLSGSIRMNSSPLFLHYVLVPVLPAFEPGTGFQPFLKIYQSMQLVYTSGIYHIAGPGPQQLCISLEPALLLKGDVMVTCYHKGGRGTDRTLVFRVQFHTCTIHGPRLTFPKDQLDEAWTGNIPRNDPSVTVDYNTAEPAVRWDSYENFNQHHEDSVEGSLTHTRGPLDGSPYAQVQRAPRQTPPAPSPELPPAPLLSISSDSGHSSTLTTEPAAESPGRPPPTAAERQELDRLLGGCGVAGGGRGAGRETAILDDEEQPPASGGTHIGTYSGHRPPLSRHCSCRQGYREPCGVPNGGYYQPEGTLERRRLAYGYEGPAQGYAEASVEKRRLCRSLSEGPYPYPPELGKPASGDFGYRSPGYREVVILEEPGLPALCSCPACQEKLALPTTALYGLRLEREAGEGWASEASKPLLHPVRPGHPLPLLVPACGHHHAPIPDYSCLKPPKAGEEGHEGCSYPMCPEGRYGHPGYPALVTYGYGGAVPSYCPAYGRVPHSCGSAGEGRGYPSPGAHSPRAGSISPGSPPYPPSRKLSYEIPAEEGGDRYPLPSHLAPAGPLTSAESPEPASWREGPSRHSTLPRSPRDAPCSTSSEMSGPSTPLHTSSPVQGKESTRRQDTRSPTLAPTQRLSPGEALLPVSQGGAEKPPELPARSGLEPPAPSPLSPTSPPSSPNDWPQERSPGGRSDSGSPRGPVPTTLPGLRHAPWQGLREPPDSPDGSPLTPVPTQMPWLVASPEPPQSSPTPAFPVAASYDLNGPTQPPLPEKRHLPGPGQQPGPWGPEQASPPARGTSHHVTFAPQLPDNTPQPPEPPLQESQSNVKFVQDTSKFWYKPHLSRDQAIALLKDKDPGAFLIRDSHSFQGAYGLALKVATPPPSAQPWKGDPLEQLVRHFLIETGPKGVKIKGCPSEPYFGSLSALVSQHSISPLSLPCCLRIPSKDPLEETPEIPVPANMSTAADLLRQGAACSVLYLTSVETESLTGPQAVARASSAALGCSPRPTPAVVHFKVSAQGITLTDNQRKLFFRRHYPVNSITFSSTDPQDRRWTNPDGTTSKIFGFVAKKPGSPWENVCHLFAELDPDQPAGAIVTFITKVLLGQRK
- the TNS2 gene encoding tensin-2 isoform X6, translating into MSLHLGRPRKAEPHSFREKVFRKKPPVCAVCKVTIDGTGVSCRVCKVATHRKCEAKVTSSCQALPPAELRRSTAPVRRIEHLGSTKSLNHSKQRSTLPRSFSLDPLMERRWDLDLTYVTERILAAAFPARPDEERHRSHLRELAHVLQSKHRDKYLFFNLSEKRHDLTRLNPKVQDFGWPELHAPPLDKLCSICKAMETWLSADPQHVVVLYCKGSKSKLGVIVSAYMHYSKISAGADQALATLTMRKFCEDKVAAELQPSQRRYISYFSGLLSGSIRMNSSPLFLHYVLVPVLPAFEPGTGFQPFLKIYQSMQLVYTSGIYHIAGPGPQQLCISLEPALLLKGDVMVTCYHKGGRGTDRTLVFRVQFHTCTIHGPRLTFPKDQLDEAWTDERFPFQASVEFIFSSSPEKIKGNIPRNDPSVTVDYNTAEPAVRWDSYENFNQHHEDSVEGSLTHTRGPLDGSPYAQVQRAPRQTPPAPSPELPPAPLLSISSDSGHSSTLTTEPAAESPGRPPPTAAERQELDRLLGGCGVAGGGRGAGRETAILDDEEQPPASGGTHIGTYSGHRPPLSRHCSCRQGYREPCGVPNGGYYQPEGTLERRRLAYGYEGPAQGYAEASVEKRRLCRSLSEGPYPYPPELGKPASGDFGYRSPGYREVVILEEPGLPALCSCPACQEKLALPTTALYGLRLEREAGEGWASEASKPLLHPVRPGHPLPLLVPACGHHHAPIPDYSCLKPPKAGEEGHEGCSYPMCPEGRYGHPGYPALVTYGYGGAVPSYCPAYGRVPHSCGSAGEGRGYPSPGAHSPRAGSISPGSPPYPPSRKLSYEIPAEEGGDRYPLPSHLAPAGPLTSAESPEPASWREGPSRHSTLPRSPRDAPCSTSSEMSGPSTPLHTSSPVQGKESTRRQDTRSPTLAPTQRLSPGEALLPVSQGGAEKPPELPARSGLEPPAPSPLSPTSPPSSPNDWPQERSPGGRSDSGSPRGPVPTTLPGLRHAPWQGLREPPDSPDGSPLTPVPTQMPWLVASPEPPQSSPTPAFPVAASYDLNGPTQPPLPEKRHLPGPGQQPGPWGPEQASPPARGTSHHVTFAPQLPDNTPQPPEPPLQESQSNVKFVQDTSKFWYKPHLSRDQAIALLKDKDPGAFLIRDSHSFQGAYGLALKVATPPPSAQPWKGDPLEQLVRHFLIETGPKGVKIKGCPSEPYFGSLSALVSQHSISPLSLPCCLRIPSKDPLEETPEIPVPANMSTAADLLRQGAACSVLYLTSVETESLTGPQAVARASSAALGCSPRPTPAVVHFKVSAQGITLTDNQRKLFFRRHYPVNSITFSSTDPQDRRWTNPDGTTSKIFGFVAKKPGSPWENVCHLFAELDPDQPAGAIVTFITKVLLGQRK
- the TNS2 gene encoding tensin-2 isoform X3, with the translated sequence MKSSGPVERLLRALGRRDSSRATSRPRKAEPHSFREKVFRKKPPVCAVCKVTIDGTGVSCRVCKVATHRKCEAKVTSSCQALPPAELRRSTAPVRRIEHLGSTKSLNHSKQRSTLPRSFSLDPLMERRWDLDLTYVTERILAAAFPARPDEERHRSHLRELAHVLQSKHRDKYLFFNLSEKRHDLTRLNPKVQDFGWPELHAPPLDKLCSICKAMETWLSADPQHVVVLYCKGSKSKLGVIVSAYMHYSKISAGADQALATLTMRKFCEDKVAAELQPSQRRYISYFSGLLSGSIRMNSSPLFLHYVLVPVLPAFEPGTGFQPFLKIYQSMQLVYTSGIYHIAGPGPQQLCISLEPALLLKGDVMVTCYHKGGRGTDRTLVFRVQFHTCTIHGPRLTFPKDQLDEAWTDERFPFQASVEFIFSSSPEKIKGNIPRNDPSVTVDYNTAEPAVRWDSYENFNQHHEDSVEGSLTHTRGPLDGSPYAQVQRAPRQTPPAPSPELPPAPLLSISSDSGHSSTLTTEPAAESPGRPPPTAAERQELDRLLGGCGVAGGGRGAGRETAILDDEEQPPASGGTHIGTYSGHRPPLSRHCSCRQGYREPCGVPNGGYYQPEGTLERRRLAYGYEGPAQGYAEASVEKRRLCRSLSEGPYPYPPELGKPASGDFGYRSPGYREVVILEEPGLPALCSCPACQEKLALPTTALYGLRLEREAGEGWASEASKPLLHPVRPGHPLPLLVPACGHHHAPIPDYSCLKPPKAGEEGHEGCSYPMCPEGRYGHPGYPALVTYGYGGAVPSYCPAYGRVPHSCGSAGEGRGYPSPGAHSPRAGSISPGSPPYPPSRKLSYEIPAEEGGDRYPLPSHLAPAGPLTSAESPEPASWREGPSRHSTLPRSPRDAPCSTSSEMSGPSTPLHTSSPVQGKESTRRQDTRSPTLAPTQRLSPGEALLPVSQGGAEKPPELPARSGLEPPAPSPLSPTSPPSSPNDWPQERSPGGRSDSGSPRGPVPTTLPGLRHAPWQGLREPPDSPDGSPLTPVPTQMPWLVASPEPPQSSPTPAFPVAASYDLNGPTQPPLPEKRHLPGPGQQPGPWGPEQASPPARGTSHHVTFAPQLPDNTPQPPEPPLQESQSNVKFVQDTSKFWYKPHLSRDQAIALLKDKDPGAFLIRDSHSFQGAYGLALKVATPPPSAQPWKGDPLEQLVRHFLIETGPKGVKIKGCPSEPYFGSLSALVSQHSISPLSLPCCLRIPSKDPLEETPEIPVPANMSTAADLLRQGAACSVLYLTSVETESLTGPQAVARASSAALGCSPRPTPAVVHFKVSAQGITLTDNQRKLFFRRHYPVNSITFSSTDPQDRRWTNPDGTTSKIFGFVAKKPGSPWENVCHLFAELDPDQPAGAIVTFITKVLLGQRK
- the TNS2 gene encoding tensin-2 isoform X8; its protein translation is MRKFCEDKVAAELQPSQRRYISYFSGLLSGSIRMNSSPLFLHYVLVPVLPAFEPGTGFQPFLKIYQSMQLVYTSGIYHIAGPGPQQLCISLEPALLLKGDVMVTCYHKGGRGTDRTLVFRVQFHTCTIHGPRLTFPKDQLDEAWTDERFPFQASVEFIFSSSPEKIKGNIPRNDPSVTVDYNTAEPAVRWDSYENFNQHHEDSVEGSLTHTRGPLDGSPYAQVQRAPRQTPPAPSPELPPAPLLSISSDSGHSSTLTTEPAAESPGRPPPTAAERQELDRLLGGCGVAGGGRGAGRETAILDDEEQPPASGGTHIGTYSGHRPPLSRHCSCRQGYREPCGVPNGGYYQPEGTLERRRLAYGYEGPAQGYAEASVEKRRLCRSLSEGPYPYPPELGKPASGDFGYRSPGYREVVILEEPGLPALCSCPACQEKLALPTTALYGLRLEREAGEGWASEASKPLLHPVRPGHPLPLLVPACGHHHAPIPDYSCLKPPKAGEEGHEGCSYPMCPEGRYGHPGYPALVTYGYGGAVPSYCPAYGRVPHSCGSAGEGRGYPSPGAHSPRAGSISPGSPPYPPSRKLSYEIPAEEGGDRYPLPSHLAPAGPLTSAESPEPASWREGPSRHSTLPRSPRDAPCSTSSEMSGPSTPLHTSSPVQGKESTRRQDTRSPTLAPTQRLSPGEALLPVSQGGAEKPPELPARSGLEPPAPSPLSPTSPPSSPNDWPQERSPGGRSDSGSPRGPVPTTLPGLRHAPWQGLREPPDSPDGSPLTPVPTQMPWLVASPEPPQSSPTPAFPVAASYDLNGPTQPPLPEKRHLPGPGQQPGPWGPEQASPPARGTSHHVTFAPQLPDNTPQPPEPPLQESQSNVKFVQDTSKFWYKPHLSRDQAIALLKDKDPGAFLIRDSHSFQGAYGLALKVATPPPSAQPWKGDPLEQLVRHFLIETGPKGVKIKGCPSEPYFGSLSALVSQHSISPLSLPCCLRIPSKDPLEETPEIPVPANMSTAADLLRQGAACSVLYLTSVETESLTGPQAVARASSAALGCSPRPTPAVVHFKVSAQGITLTDNQRKLFFRRHYPVNSITFSSTDPQDRRWTNPDGTTSKIFGFVAKKPGSPWENVCHLFAELDPDQPAGAIVTFITKVLLGQRK
- the TNS2 gene encoding tensin-2 isoform X4, which encodes MERRWDLDLTYVTERILAAAFPARPDEERHRSHLRELAHVLQSKHRDKYLFFNLSEKRHDLTRLNPKVQDFGWPELHAPPLDKLCSICKAMETWLSADPQHVVVLYCKGSKSKLGVIVSAYMHYSKISAGADQALATLTMRKFCEDKVAAELQPSQRRYISYFSGLLSGSIRMNSSPLFLHYVLVPVLPAFEPGTGFQPFLKIYQSMQLVYTSGIYHIAGPGPQQLCISLEPALLLKGDVMVTCYHKGGRGTDRTLVFRVQFHTCTIHGPRLTFPKDQLDEAWTDERFPFQASVEFIFSSSPEKIKGNIPRNDPSVTVDYNTAEPAVRWDSYENFNQHHEDSVEGSLTHTRGPLDGSPYAQVQRAPRQTPPAPSPELPPAPLLSISSDSGHSSTLTTEPAAESPGRPPPTAAERQELDRLLGGCGVAGGGRGAGRETAILDDEEQPPASGGTHIGTYSGHRPPLSRHCSCRQGYREPCGVPNGGYYQPEGTLERRRLAYGYEGPAQGYAEASVEKRRLCRSLSEGPYPYPPELGKPASGDFGYRSPGYREVVILEEPGLPALCSCPACQEKLALPTTALYGLRLEREAGEGWASEASKPLLHPVRPGHPLPLLVPACGHHHAPIPDYSCLKPPKAGEEGHEGCSYPMCPEGRYGHPGYPALVTYGYGGAVPSYCPAYGRVPHSCGSAGEGRGYPSPGAHSPRAGSISPGSPPYPPSRKLSYEIPAEEGGDRYPLPSHLAPAGPLTSAESPEPASWREGPSRHSTLPRSPRDAPCSTSSEMSGPSTPLHTSSPVQGKESTRRQDTRSPTLAPTQRLSPGEALLPVSQGGAEKPPELPARSGLEPPAPSPLSPTSPPSSPNDWPQERSPGGRSDSGSPRGPVPTTLPGLRHAPWQGLREPPDSPDGSPLTPVPTQMPWLVASPEPPQSSPTPAFPVAASYDLNGPTQPPLPEKRHLPGPGQQPGPWGPEQASPPARGTSHHVTFAPQLPDNTPQPPEPPLQESQSNVKFVQDTSKFWYKPHLSRDQAIALLKDKDPGAFLIRDSHSFQGAYGLALKVATPPPSAQPWKGDPLEQLVRHFLIETGPKGVKIKGCPSEPYFGSLSALVSQHSISPLSLPCCLRIPSKDPLEETPEIPVPANMSTAADLLRQGAACSVLYLTSVETESLTGPQAVARASSAALGCSPRPTPAVVHFKVSAQGITLTDNQRKLFFRRHYPVNSITFSSTDPQDRRWTNPDGTTSKIFGFVAKKPGSPWENVCHLFAELDPDQPAGAIVTFITKVLLGQRK